The nucleotide window TCTTCACCCGGCAGTTCGCCACCATGATCGACGCGGGCCTCCCCCTGGTCCAGTGCCTGGAGATCCTGTCTACCCAGCAGCCCAACAAGATCTTCAAGAAGGCGCTCCAGGAGATCCGGCAGGACGTCGAAGGGGGCTCGACCTTCGCCAACGCCCTGAAGAAACAGCCGAAGGTCTTCAACCATCTCTACACGAACATGGTAGAAGCGGGCGAGGCGGGGGGCATCCTGGACACGATCCTGAACCGGCTGGCGGCCTACATCGAGAAGGCCATGACCCTGAAGCGCCGGGTCAAGTCGGCCCTGATCTATCCGACCACCATCGTGAGCGTGGCGGTGGCGGTGGTAGTCTTCCTGCTCATCTTCGTCATCCCGACCTTCAAGTCCATGTTCGAGGGATTCGGGGCCACCCTCCCGCTTCCGACCCGGGTCATCCTGGAGGCCAGCCGCCTCATGACGACGTACTGGTACATCATGGCGGGGGGGCTGGTGACGAGCATCGTGGGGCTCCGCTACTACTACAAGACGCCCAACGGGCGGAGGGTCATCGACTCGCTGCTCCTGAAGGCCCCGGTCTTCGGGGAACTGATCCGCAAGGTGGCGGTGGCCAAGTTCACCCGAACGCTGGGCACCCTCATCTCGAGCGGCGTGGCCATCCTGGACGGCCTGGAGATTACCGCCCGGACCGCGGGAAACAAGGTCGTGGAGGAGGCGGTGATGCGGACGAGAGCCAGCATCGCCGAGGGAAAGACCATCGCCGAGCCGCTGAAGGCGTCGAAGGTCTTCCCGCCCATGGTCGTCTCGATGATCGCCGTGGGAGAGCAGACGGGCGCGCTGGACTCCATGCTGAGCAAGATCGCGGACTTCTACGACGAGGAGGTGGATGTGGCCGTCGCCAACCTCACCGCCTTGTTGGAGCCGATGCTGATGGTGTTCCTGGGGATCGTGATCGGCGGTGTCGTCATCGCCATGTATCTGCCCATCTTCAAGCTGATCACGGTCCTCGGCCGCTAGACGCGCCGGCTGCGGGCCGGGGGTACCGGGGAGGCGGCCGGCGGCCGCCTCTTCCGGTCTCGGGGGAACAATGGGGACGCCGGGGGACCGGGGCACCTCGCGGGAGGAGATGCTGACGCGCCTGAAATGGCTCGTCGGCCTCCGCCTCGCCGTGGTGACCCTCTTCCTGGGGTCAGCGGTGATAATCCAGCTGCGGACGGAGCCCCCCTTTCCGCCCGAGCCGCTGTTCGCCATCATCGCCTTCGTTTTCCTCCTCAGCCTCTTGTACTCGGTCGCCCTCCCCCGAGTCGGAAACCTCGTCTTCTTCTGCTTCTGTCAGGTCGCGGTGGATATCCTGGTCAGCACCGGCCTGGTCCATGTCTCGGGAGGGAAGGACAGCCCCTTCACCTTCGTCTACATCTTCCCGATCTTCGCCGCCGCCACTCTCCTCGGGCGGCGGGGCGGGCTGGGAATGGCCGGTCTGGCCAGCATCCTGTACGGCGGCCTCATCAACCTGGAGTTCTACGGGGTCCTGTCACCGGTCGTGACCGGGGCGCCCCCCCGCCCCCAGACGTACCTGGTCTTCCAGGTCTTCATCAACATCTCCGGCTTCTTCCTGGTGGCCCTCCTGAGCAGCCACCTGGCGGAGCGCCTGCGGGAGACGGCCCGCCGCCTAGAGGAGCAGAGCCTCGATCTCCGCACGCTCGAGTCGCTGCACCGGGACGTCGTGGCCAGCGTTCCCAGCGGCCTGATGACCCTGGACCCGGCCGGTCGGGTCGTTGCCTTCAACCGTGCCGCCGAGGCCATCACGGGATATACGGAGGCCCAGGTGCGGGACCGGTCGTACGAGGCGGCCGGGTTCAGCGAGGTCCCCGGCGTGACGGCCTTCGTCGCGGGGGGCGGCCCGCCGCCGGCGGTGGCGGGGGGGGAGGTGACGGTTGTGCGGCAGGACGGCGGCCGCATCCCGGTGGGGATCAGCCTCTCCCCCCTCTGGGACCAGGAGGGGCGGGTGTTGGGCCTGGTGGCGGTCTTCCAGGACCTGTCGGAGAAGAAGCGGATCGAGGAGCAGCTCCGCCGGGCCGACCGCCTGGCGGTCGTGGGGCAGCTCGCGGCCAGCATCGCCCACGAGATCCGGAACCCCCTGGCCGCCATCAGTGGCTCCATCCAGGTCCTGCAGGAGGAGTTGCAGCCCCACGGGCAGAGCCGCCAGTTGCTGGACATCATTCTGCGGGAGGCGGACCGGCTCAAACTCATCACCGGCCAGTTCCTGGACTTTGTCCGGCCCCGGACCCCGCTGCGGAAGGAGTGCGAGCTCGTGACGTGCCTCGAGGAGACCGTGCTTCTCCTCCGGCAGGGGGAGCGGACCGGGGCCGAGGTGGTCGTGGGCTTCGCTCCGTCGGAGGCGCCGGTGGTGGTGGCGGCGGATGAGGACCAGCTCCGCCAGGTGTTTTGGAACATCTCCCTCAACGCCGTCCAGGCGATGCCGGAGGGCGGGACGCTCCGGATCGAGCTCCGGGACCACCCGGGAGACCCGGAGGCCGCCGCGGTGGCCGTGGAGTTCTCCGACACGGGCGGCGGGATCCGGCCGGAGGACCTGGACCGCATCTTCGAGCCCTTCTTCACCACCAAGGAGAGCGGCACAGGCCTCGGGCTCTCCATCGCCCGGCGGGTCGTGGAAGAGCTGGGCGGGCGGATCGAGGTAGAGAACCGACCGGGCGAGGGGGCGACCTTCCGGGTCCTCCTCAAGCGCCTGGCCTGAAGGGGAGCAGCGGCCCATGGGAAGCGGCAAGGACAGCGGCGCCCGCATCCTGGTGGTGGACGATGAGCCCGGGATGCGGGACTTCCTCACGATCCTCCTTCAGCGGGAGGGCCACCAGGTGGTGGCGGCGGCAAACGGCAAGGACGCGTTGCGCCTCGCCCGCGGGAGCCGTTTCGACCTGGTCATCTCGGACATCCGGATGCCCCACCTGGACGGCGTCGGCCTCCTGGGCGGGCTGCGGGACGTGGATCCCGAGATCCCGGTCATCCTCATCACGGCCTTTGCGTCGGCCTCCTCCACCATCGACGCGATGCAACAGGGCGCCTTCGACTACGTCACCAAGCCCTTCAAGGTGGAAGAGATCAAAGGGGTGGTGACCCGGGCCCTCGAGGCTCAGCGGTTGCGGGCGGCGGCGGCGGCCTCGCCGGAGCCTGCGAGGGAGGCGGCGCCGGCCATCGAGGGCCTGGTCGGGCGGAGCCCGAAGATGGTGGAGGTCTACAAGGTCATCAGCAAGGTGGCTAACGTGGCGGGGACCGTCCTCATCACGGGCGAGAGCGGAACGGGCAAGGAGCTGGTGGCGCGGACCCTTCACCGGCATTCCGACCGGGCCACGAAGCCTTTCATGGCCATCAACTGCGGGGCCATCCCGGAGCAACTCCTGGAAAGTGAGCTGTTCGGCCACGTCAAGGGGGCCTTCACGGGGGCCGTCGTGAACAAGGCCGGCCTCCTCGAGGTGGCCCACGGCGGCAGCCTCCTCCTGGACGAGGTGGCGGAGATGAGCCTGCCGCTACAGGTCAAGCTCCTCCGGGTCCTGCAGGACCGGCTCATCCGGCGGGTGGGGGGGACGGAGGATATCGGGGTGGATGTGCGCCTCATCGCTGCCACCAACAAGCAGCTCCAGGACCTGATCCGGAAGGGGACCTTCCGGGAAGACCTCTTCTACCGGCTGAACGTGATTCCGATCCACCTGCCCCCCTTGCGAGAGCGGCCCGAGGATATCCCGCTGCTGGTGGGGAGCTTCGTCAGCCGCTTTTGCCAGCAGAACCGCCTGGCCGTGAAGCCGATCAGCGAGGAGGCGATGGGCCTCCTCAGCCGGTACCCCTGGCCGGGGAACGTCCGGGAACTGGAGAACGCCCTGGAGCGGGCCATCGCGCTCGAGCAGTCGGACGTCCTGACGGCGGGGAGCCTGCCGGAGGAGATCCGCACCTGGCAGCCGAGCGAGGCGGCTCCCGCCGCGACCCTGGCCCCCCCCGCGATTCCCCCCGAGGGCCTCAACCTGGAGGATGTGGTCTCCCAGGTGGAGCGGAAGCTCCTCCTGGAGGCCCTCGAGAAAGCGGGCGGGGTGCAGACCAAGGCGGCGCAAATCCTGGGGATCAACTTCCGGTCGTTCCGCTACCGCCTCAAGAAATACGGTCTGGAGCGCCCGCGGGGCCCCTCGGCCCGGGTGGAGCGGCCCGCGGGCGAGGCGTAGGGACGCCCCCCCGTGCCCCGAGCCCTCCGTCTGGCCCTCCTGGCGGTCGCCGTCGCGCTTCCTCTGCTGCAGGCGGGGCTCCATCCCGCGGCGCAGCCCCTCCTGCCAGCGGTGCTGGGGATCCTCACGCTGGTCGCGCTGGCAGCCGGTGTCCTTCCCGGCGATTCCCCCCTGTTTCGCCCCCGCTGGCCGTTCCTCCTGGCGCTCCTCCTGCTCCTGGCCTCCGCCTGGCGGTCCGTGTATCTGGAGCTCACGCTGCAGACCCTCCTCCTGTACGCGGCGTACCTGTTGGCGGGGCTCCTCGCCTTCCATCTGTACCCGCTCCCCCCGCACCGGGTGGCCCTCGCCGGGGCCCTGGTCGCCGGCGGGCTCCTCGCGGGCGCGGCGGCGCTCCTCGCCTACCTCCAGGCGCCCGCGGGCTCGCTCTACGGCTCCGCCCTGTGGGGGACCTTTCCCACCAGTAACGCCCT belongs to Candidatus Methylomirabilis sp. and includes:
- a CDS encoding type II secretion system F family protein — translated: FTRQFATMIDAGLPLVQCLEILSTQQPNKIFKKALQEIRQDVEGGSTFANALKKQPKVFNHLYTNMVEAGEAGGILDTILNRLAAYIEKAMTLKRRVKSALIYPTTIVSVAVAVVVFLLIFVIPTFKSMFEGFGATLPLPTRVILEASRLMTTYWYIMAGGLVTSIVGLRYYYKTPNGRRVIDSLLLKAPVFGELIRKVAVAKFTRTLGTLISSGVAILDGLEITARTAGNKVVEEAVMRTRASIAEGKTIAEPLKASKVFPPMVVSMIAVGEQTGALDSMLSKIADFYDEEVDVAVANLTALLEPMLMVFLGIVIGGVVIAMYLPIFKLITVLGR
- a CDS encoding ATP-binding protein gives rise to the protein MLTRLKWLVGLRLAVVTLFLGSAVIIQLRTEPPFPPEPLFAIIAFVFLLSLLYSVALPRVGNLVFFCFCQVAVDILVSTGLVHVSGGKDSPFTFVYIFPIFAAATLLGRRGGLGMAGLASILYGGLINLEFYGVLSPVVTGAPPRPQTYLVFQVFINISGFFLVALLSSHLAERLRETARRLEEQSLDLRTLESLHRDVVASVPSGLMTLDPAGRVVAFNRAAEAITGYTEAQVRDRSYEAAGFSEVPGVTAFVAGGGPPPAVAGGEVTVVRQDGGRIPVGISLSPLWDQEGRVLGLVAVFQDLSEKKRIEEQLRRADRLAVVGQLAASIAHEIRNPLAAISGSIQVLQEELQPHGQSRQLLDIILREADRLKLITGQFLDFVRPRTPLRKECELVTCLEETVLLLRQGERTGAEVVVGFAPSEAPVVVAADEDQLRQVFWNISLNAVQAMPEGGTLRIELRDHPGDPEAAAVAVEFSDTGGGIRPEDLDRIFEPFFTTKESGTGLGLSIARRVVEELGGRIEVENRPGEGATFRVLLKRLA
- a CDS encoding sigma-54 dependent transcriptional regulator, with the translated sequence MGSGKDSGARILVVDDEPGMRDFLTILLQREGHQVVAAANGKDALRLARGSRFDLVISDIRMPHLDGVGLLGGLRDVDPEIPVILITAFASASSTIDAMQQGAFDYVTKPFKVEEIKGVVTRALEAQRLRAAAAASPEPAREAAPAIEGLVGRSPKMVEVYKVISKVANVAGTVLITGESGTGKELVARTLHRHSDRATKPFMAINCGAIPEQLLESELFGHVKGAFTGAVVNKAGLLEVAHGGSLLLDEVAEMSLPLQVKLLRVLQDRLIRRVGGTEDIGVDVRLIAATNKQLQDLIRKGTFREDLFYRLNVIPIHLPPLRERPEDIPLLVGSFVSRFCQQNRLAVKPISEEAMGLLSRYPWPGNVRELENALERAIALEQSDVLTAGSLPEEIRTWQPSEAAPAATLAPPAIPPEGLNLEDVVSQVERKLLLEALEKAGGVQTKAAQILGINFRSFRYRLKKYGLERPRGPSARVERPAGEA